The following proteins are co-located in the Clostridiales bacterium genome:
- the ilvN gene encoding acetolactate synthase small subunit → MKKRWLCLFVENEVGVLARISGLFSGKSYNLDSLTVGATEDETISRMTIGLSSDDTTFEQIKKQINRVVEVIKVIDYTDLPIHNKELMYLKVLKCSEAEKTELFRFAQVYGVNILDFNKDSVLLECVRSEKENDQLIKLLRGRVSSPVEIARGGSIAIEALQ, encoded by the coding sequence ATGAAGAAACGATGGCTTTGCCTGTTTGTCGAAAATGAGGTGGGCGTGCTTGCCCGTATTTCAGGGCTATTTTCCGGGAAATCATACAATCTGGACAGCCTGACGGTAGGTGCCACGGAGGATGAGACGATTTCAAGAATGACGATTGGCCTATCCAGCGATGATACGACATTTGAGCAGATCAAGAAACAGATCAACCGCGTCGTTGAGGTGATCAAGGTGATTGATTATACCGATCTTCCAATCCATAACAAAGAGCTCATGTATCTCAAGGTTCTAAAGTGCTCGGAAGCGGAAAAAACAGAGCTCTTTCGATTTGCTCAGGTTTACGGTGTAAATATATTGGATTTTAATAAAGATTCTGTTTTATTGGAATGCGTGCGGTCAGAAAAAGAAAACGACCAGCTGATAAAACTACTTCGCGGACGGGTCAGCAGCCCCGTTGAAATTGCCAGAGGGGGAAGTATTGCAATAGAAGCTTTACAATAG
- a CDS encoding PadR family transcriptional regulator: MISSDIIRGHLDAIILRMIFEKDCYGYEISKEIASRTGKEFQIKEATLYAVFQRLEKKGYIESYLGNVSNGSRRRYYSITESGEAYLEEEIKNWHKAREIIDIFMEGLE; encoded by the coding sequence TTGATAAGCAGTGATATTATACGGGGGCATCTGGACGCGATCATATTACGGATGATTTTTGAAAAGGACTGTTACGGCTATGAGATCTCAAAAGAGATTGCCAGCCGAACTGGTAAAGAGTTTCAGATAAAAGAGGCAACGCTCTATGCAGTCTTCCAAAGGCTCGAAAAAAAGGGGTATATCGAATCATATCTTGGCAATGTATCCAATGGAAGCAGACGCCGTTATTATAGTATAACCGAATCTGGCGAGGCTTATCTTGAAGAAGAAATCAAAAACTGGCACAAAGCTCGCGAGATCATCGACATTTTTATGGAGGGGTTAGAATGA
- the ilvB gene encoding biosynthetic-type acetolactate synthase large subunit, protein MEISGAELFVKALKEEQVEILFGYPGGQAIDLFDALYGQNEIEVILPRHEQGLIHAADGYARSTGKTGVCLVTSGPGATNLVTGIATANYDSVPLVCFTGQVATSLIGNDAFQEVDIVGITRNICKYSVTVRDRKDLGEIIKKAFYIARTGKPGVVVVDLPKDIQRALGEDTYPETVALRGYKPGSTAHEGQIKKAIGVLAQAKRPLLLIGGGVNIAQGQKEMKQLVESIGMPVVTTIMGKGAIPTDHPLYIGNIGIHGSYAANRAISDCDVLLSIGTRFNDRITGKTETFAKDITLIHIDIDPASISRNVKVDIPIVADAKKAIELLLKKTSRLDCRDWLSEIAGWKEAYPLKRKSEGLTPQGILEQINHSFQNSIVVTDVGQNQLWTTQFLELDENRMMLTSGGLGTMGYGFPAALGAKLGNPDKDVIAICGDGGMQMNLQEMATAVVQELPVIICIFNNGYLGNVRQWQQLFYQKHYSSTCLRYRKQCEAQCSNPGSSCPPYIPDFIKLAESYGASGIRVTRSEEIEAAFQAARRNRSVPTVIEFMIAPEENVLPIVPPGSPLTEMIMDSEMEEVFL, encoded by the coding sequence ATGGAAATCTCAGGTGCGGAGCTTTTTGTAAAAGCATTAAAGGAAGAACAGGTTGAAATCTTGTTTGGTTATCCGGGCGGTCAGGCAATCGATCTTTTTGATGCCCTGTATGGGCAGAATGAGATTGAGGTGATTCTTCCTCGCCACGAACAGGGGTTGATCCATGCGGCGGATGGTTACGCGCGATCCACGGGTAAAACAGGGGTTTGTCTCGTAACAAGCGGTCCCGGGGCAACCAATCTGGTCACCGGTATTGCGACAGCCAATTATGACAGCGTGCCGCTGGTCTGTTTTACGGGCCAGGTGGCCACAAGCCTGATTGGAAATGATGCGTTTCAAGAGGTTGACATCGTGGGCATCACAAGGAATATCTGCAAGTATTCTGTTACGGTTCGAGATCGCAAAGACCTCGGAGAAATTATTAAAAAGGCGTTCTATATTGCGAGAACCGGAAAGCCGGGTGTTGTTGTAGTAGATTTGCCGAAGGATATCCAGCGTGCGCTTGGAGAGGATACCTATCCTGAAACGGTTGCGCTCAGAGGTTATAAGCCTGGAAGTACAGCCCACGAGGGGCAAATCAAAAAAGCAATTGGTGTTCTTGCACAGGCGAAGAGACCTTTGCTTTTGATCGGCGGCGGAGTCAATATTGCGCAAGGGCAGAAAGAAATGAAACAGCTTGTTGAATCCATCGGAATGCCTGTTGTTACAACCATTATGGGAAAGGGTGCCATTCCAACAGACCATCCTTTGTATATTGGTAATATTGGGATCCACGGAAGTTATGCTGCGAACCGGGCCATCAGTGACTGCGATGTGCTGCTTTCCATCGGAACTCGTTTTAATGACCGGATCACAGGAAAGACAGAGACCTTTGCAAAAGATATCACGCTGATCCATATTGATATTGATCCTGCCTCTATTTCCCGGAACGTCAAGGTAGATATTCCTATCGTTGCAGATGCGAAAAAAGCGATTGAACTGCTGCTGAAAAAAACAAGCCGTTTGGACTGCAGGGACTGGCTCAGTGAAATCGCAGGATGGAAAGAAGCTTATCCGCTGAAGAGAAAGAGCGAAGGACTTACACCCCAAGGGATTCTTGAGCAAATAAACCATAGCTTTCAAAATTCTATTGTAGTGACCGATGTTGGTCAGAATCAGCTATGGACGACGCAGTTTTTGGAGCTGGATGAAAACAGGATGATGTTGACCTCCGGGGGGCTGGGGACCATGGGATACGGATTCCCTGCCGCCTTGGGCGCAAAACTGGGAAACCCTGATAAAGACGTCATCGCCATATGCGGAGACGGTGGAATGCAGATGAATCTTCAGGAAATGGCGACCGCTGTGGTTCAGGAGCTGCCCGTGATCATATGTATCTTTAATAATGGTTACCTCGGCAATGTGAGGCAGTGGCAGCAGTTATTCTATCAGAAACACTATTCCAGCACCTGTCTGCGGTATCGAAAACAATGCGAAGCGCAGTGCAGCAATCCTGGAAGCAGCTGTCCGCCCTATATTCCAGATTTTATCAAGCTGGCGGAAAGCTATGGCGCGTCTGGCATTCGGGTGACGCGGTCTGAGGAGATAGAGGCGGCGTTTCAGGCTGCGAGAAGGAATCGCTCTGTTCCTACGGTAATCGAATTCATGATTGCGCCGGAGGAAAATGTTCTGCCAATTGTCCCGCCGGGAAGCCCGCTTACCGAAATGATTATGGACAGCGAAATGGAGGAGGTTTTTCTATGA
- a CDS encoding 2TM domain-containing protein, producing MNKYIENNRRYAMGFSIVGSIVIIVFLFITNYLTSWSSPWFIYPSFAVIWWPLSVSLMRPSTAKAYSVIGSLVILAFFTADNFMNSPSYPWVPFTIFPVLLWPICVFLGKRAYGPMAAVGLSAVGIAYYIVLNMRIYTGFPWAIFPAYVLLWWPLSIGLAKRGHAMSFSICGTLLSAAFFISTNVITTPHTIWAVYPIFALAWWPLATYYFVYKRRR from the coding sequence TTGAATAAGTATATTGAAAATAACCGCCGTTATGCAATGGGCTTTTCCATTGTGGGAAGTATCGTAATCATTGTTTTTCTTTTTATCACAAATTATCTGACTTCGTGGAGTTCTCCTTGGTTTATCTACCCCTCCTTTGCTGTGATCTGGTGGCCGCTTAGCGTCTCTCTGATGAGGCCGAGTACTGCCAAAGCGTATTCGGTCATCGGTTCGCTCGTCATTCTCGCATTTTTCACCGCAGATAATTTTATGAATTCACCATCCTATCCATGGGTGCCTTTCACAATTTTCCCCGTTCTTCTGTGGCCCATCTGTGTTTTTTTGGGCAAAAGGGCGTATGGACCGATGGCAGCTGTCGGATTGAGCGCAGTAGGGATCGCCTACTATATTGTACTAAATATGCGGATCTATACCGGATTCCCATGGGCTATTTTTCCGGCATATGTACTGCTTTGGTGGCCGCTTAGCATTGGGCTTGCCAAACGAGGGCATGCCATGTCATTTTCAATATGCGGTACACTTCTGAGCGCGGCATTCTTCATTTCTACGAATGTGATCACCACACCGCATACCATCTGGGCAGTCTACCCCATTTTTGCACTGGCTTGGTGGCCTCTGGCAACGTACTATTTTGTTTATAAGCGACGTCGGTAA
- a CDS encoding flavodoxin family protein, translating to MKFVNFNGSPAGKNSATHVIDKAFLQGAQRAGAETETVFLIDKNIGYCKGCFACWFKTPGQCIMQDDMTELLEKYMTADVVCLGTPVFTWNMTAVLKNFLDRLVPLKSPLIVQTNETFDLADTKPKEQKFVVISNCGFPGDKNFEIMKAVSAPCNPSLEIYRNCGKLLKSTDEAVKSTVDEYLEVVERAGFEMAHSGEVTEITKAKLEMPLMSVQDYVKYIGM from the coding sequence ATGAAATTTGTGAATTTTAATGGAAGCCCTGCCGGAAAAAACAGCGCAACCCATGTGATAGATAAAGCATTTCTGCAGGGGGCCCAGCGGGCAGGGGCAGAAACGGAAACTGTATTTTTGATTGATAAGAACATCGGATACTGTAAGGGCTGCTTTGCATGTTGGTTTAAAACACCGGGTCAGTGCATTATGCAGGATGATATGACCGAGCTGCTTGAAAAGTATATGACAGCTGATGTCGTATGTTTAGGTACCCCTGTTTTCACATGGAATATGACGGCAGTGCTGAAAAATTTTCTGGATCGTCTCGTGCCCCTGAAATCGCCGTTAATCGTACAGACCAACGAAACTTTTGATCTGGCCGACACCAAACCTAAGGAACAGAAATTCGTAGTGATATCAAACTGCGGTTTCCCCGGGGATAAGAATTTCGAGATCATGAAGGCGGTTTCTGCGCCATGTAACCCCAGCTTGGAAATCTACAGAAACTGCGGAAAGCTCCTGAAAAGTACCGATGAAGCAGTCAAAAGCACGGTTGATGAATATTTGGAGGTCGTAGAACGGGCCGGTTTTGAGATGGCACATAGTGGGGAGGTTACAGAAATAACAAAGGCAAAATTGGAGATGCCCCTTATGTCCGTCCAGGATTATGTAAAGTATATTGGAATGTAG
- a CDS encoding ABC transporter ATP-binding protein, which translates to MSKENINTQKTSYLIKRFIPYFKPYKHILALDLFCATLTTLCDLVLPVIVRSLTNKAAYHLEQLTPRLILTIGTIYLALRIVDVIANYYMASVGHIMGARIETDMRKDLFEHLQQLSYSFYNNTKIGQLMARITSDLFDVTEFAHHCPEEYYIALVKITVAFCILGATNIWLTLLIFALIPVMIIFAMRYSLKMRTAFKKSRNQLGEINAQVEDSLLGVRVVKSFANEDLEAEKFRKGNEGFLDAKKEVYKYMAAFQSTTRFFDGLMYLVVVVAGAIFMMKGLITPGDFMAYLLYVVMLLATVRRIVEFTEQFQRGMTGIERFIEVMDEEVEIKDAADAIPVQKVKGNIRFDHVSFHYKDDDENVLTDLNFEIKEGENIALVGPSGAGKTTLCNLILRFYDITAGSIQVDGNDIRNVTTHSLRSQIGMVQQDVYLFSGTVYDNIEYGRPGATHEEIEKAARLAGADKFIEELPDGYNTYVGERGVKLSGGQKQRISIARVFLKNPPILILDEATSALDNESERLVQQSLEELTKGRTTLTIAHRLTTIKNATKIFVLTDDGIEESGNHEELLAKGGLYARLWM; encoded by the coding sequence ATGAGTAAAGAAAATATAAACACACAAAAAACCTCCTATTTGATTAAGAGGTTCATACCTTATTTCAAGCCCTACAAGCACATCCTTGCATTGGATCTGTTCTGCGCCACTCTGACTACCTTATGTGATCTGGTTTTACCCGTGATTGTACGAAGCCTGACAAATAAAGCTGCATATCATTTAGAGCAGCTAACCCCCAGGCTGATCCTGACCATAGGCACGATCTATCTGGCGCTGCGTATTGTTGATGTAATTGCCAACTATTATATGGCCAGCGTCGGCCATATCATGGGTGCTCGTATCGAAACGGATATGCGAAAGGATTTATTTGAGCATTTGCAGCAGCTTTCTTATTCCTTCTATAACAACACGAAGATCGGACAGCTGATGGCCCGAATCACCAGTGATTTGTTTGACGTTACAGAGTTTGCCCATCATTGTCCGGAGGAATATTATATCGCCCTTGTAAAAATCACCGTAGCCTTCTGTATTTTAGGTGCAACAAACATATGGCTTACGCTGCTGATCTTTGCATTAATCCCGGTCATGATCATTTTTGCAATGCGATATAGTCTCAAAATGAGAACTGCATTTAAAAAATCCCGAAATCAACTGGGAGAAATCAATGCGCAAGTGGAAGACAGCCTACTCGGGGTGCGGGTGGTAAAATCCTTTGCCAATGAAGATCTTGAGGCAGAGAAATTTAGAAAAGGCAATGAGGGGTTCCTCGACGCGAAAAAGGAAGTCTATAAGTATATGGCTGCATTTCAGAGCACGACCCGCTTTTTCGACGGGCTCATGTATCTTGTTGTAGTGGTTGCCGGGGCGATTTTCATGATGAAAGGACTCATAACCCCGGGAGATTTTATGGCATATCTCCTGTATGTTGTCATGCTCCTTGCGACGGTAAGAAGAATCGTGGAATTCACAGAGCAATTCCAGCGCGGTATGACCGGCATCGAACGTTTTATTGAAGTGATGGACGAAGAGGTCGAGATCAAAGATGCAGCTGACGCAATTCCGGTACAGAAAGTAAAAGGAAATATACGGTTTGACCATGTCAGCTTCCATTATAAAGATGATGATGAGAATGTGTTGACCGATCTTAATTTTGAGATCAAAGAGGGAGAAAACATTGCATTGGTAGGGCCGTCAGGCGCAGGAAAGACAACACTCTGCAATCTGATCCTGCGGTTTTATGATATCACGGCAGGTTCCATACAGGTTGATGGAAACGATATCCGAAATGTCACAACACATAGTCTGCGATCCCAAATCGGAATGGTTCAGCAAGATGTCTATCTGTTCTCAGGTACCGTTTACGATAACATTGAATACGGAAGACCGGGAGCAACCCACGAAGAAATCGAAAAAGCTGCCAGGCTGGCAGGCGCAGACAAATTTATCGAAGAACTGCCAGATGGCTACAATACCTACGTGGGCGAGCGGGGCGTTAAATTATCAGGCGGACAAAAGCAGAGAATTAGTATCGCACGGGTGTTCCTGAAAAATCCCCCGATCCTGATCCTGGATGAAGCGACATCTGCCCTTGACAATGAGAGCGAACGGCTGGTTCAGCAATCTCTGGAAGAGCTTACAAAGGGACGAACCACCCTAACCATTGCCCATCGACTGACGACGATCAAGAATGCAACGAAAATATTCGTCCTCACCGACGACGGGATTGAAGAGTCGGGAAATCATGAAGAGCTGCTGGCAAAAGGCGGCTTGTATGCGCGGCTCTGGATGTAA
- a CDS encoding TetR/AcrR family transcriptional regulator, translating into MDETRQKIIDATMELIKEKGYVATTTKDIASRSHVNECTIFRKFDGKKDIVLSGMEQEKWRANVSQAVFQNVKWELQPDLEMFMRNYLQRVTQDFVSLSVGLRAPQIYEETKPYIMKIPEAFLKALISYFEQMHQRGKIESCDFESLAMTIFSATFGFTFLKASFGDELTGVKQEEYIRNSISLFLTGIQHA; encoded by the coding sequence TTGGACGAAACCAGACAAAAAATAATCGATGCCACGATGGAGCTCATCAAGGAAAAGGGCTATGTTGCAACAACGACGAAGGATATCGCAAGCAGGTCCCACGTCAATGAATGCACCATATTTCGAAAGTTCGACGGGAAGAAGGATATCGTATTATCGGGTATGGAGCAGGAGAAATGGCGGGCAAATGTGTCACAGGCTGTCTTTCAGAATGTGAAATGGGAACTGCAGCCTGATCTGGAAATGTTCATGAGAAATTACCTGCAGCGTGTCACACAGGATTTTGTCAGCCTTTCGGTGGGTCTGCGCGCTCCGCAGATCTATGAAGAGACCAAGCCATATATTATGAAAATTCCAGAAGCCTTCTTGAAGGCATTGATTTCGTACTTTGAACAGATGCATCAAAGGGGTAAAATCGAAAGCTGTGATTTTGAATCCCTTGCCATGACCATCTTTTCGGCCACCTTTGGCTTTACTTTTCTGAAAGCATCCTTCGGAGACGAATTGACAGGGGTAAAGCAGGAAGAATACATTAGAAACAGCATATCCTTGTTTCTCACCGGGATACAGCATGCCTGA